One genomic segment of Manduca sexta isolate Smith_Timp_Sample1 unplaced genomic scaffold, JHU_Msex_v1.0 HiC_scaffold_1891, whole genome shotgun sequence includes these proteins:
- the LOC115440268 gene encoding uncharacterized protein LOC115440268 encodes MDVSVQTCNGPNIVNRSYEESYQPLNNLINSSLTLQFGNKSNCDSDALEAVKLDPAVLEAQITVDTVNNKKESLAHKDDQSQRQTSFEKVVSMQEAALLSLEPEQFEFLMKYADALRRKRLSFQKSMECAFCKNNGESLSWYSSHALKDDRGRVRCPVLRGFRCPRCGATGDRAHTIKYCPENETDI; translated from the exons ATGGACGTTTCAGTGCAGACGTGTAATGGGCCTAACATTGTAAATCGTTCGTACGAGGAATCATATCAGCCATTGAAC AATCTGATCAATTCTTCGTTGACGTTACAATTTGGGAACAAATCAAACTGCGATTCAg ATGCATTGGAAGCTGTTAAATTAGACCCCGCTGTTTTAGAAGCGCAAATAACTGTTGatacagtaaataataaaaaagagtcCTTGGCCCACAAAG atgATCAGTCACAGCGGCAAACTAGTTTCGAAAAAGTAGTATCGATGCAGGAAGCCGCCCTTCTTTCTTTGGAGCCTGAGCAATTTGAATTCTTGATGAAGTACGCTGACGCTTTACGTAGAAAGAGATTGTCTTTCCAGAAGTCTATG GAGTGTGCGTTTTGTAAGAATAATGGCGAATCGTTATCGTGGTACTCGTCGCATGCTCTAAAGGACGACAGAGGTCGTGTGCGGTGCCCTGTGTTGCGAGGGTTCCGATGTCCTCGCTGCGGAGCGACTGGTGACCGCGCTCACACCATCAAATACTGCCCGGAGAATGAAACAG